Proteins from one Triticum aestivum cultivar Chinese Spring chromosome 7A, IWGSC CS RefSeq v2.1, whole genome shotgun sequence genomic window:
- the LOC123152680 gene encoding wall-associated receptor kinase 3 isoform X2, producing the protein MLGMILGVTKGKNQLELPIVNSCFSFCTDASNVDDSTECAGMGCCQTPFPGNISSFNTSCTPIPPIYNASIQSFSPCSYSFIAEVNSFKFDRSYVSSTNFRSKYTEGFPLVLDWVVGNGSCSEATKMGSQYACQAMNSQCINVSNGPGYRCNCSQGYVGSPYLQGGCRDINECEPPNQSLYPCKGNCRNTDGSYTCSCPSGFRSDDPQSIPCVRADPNKALKVALGTSAGVVFLMVCMFALRAEYQKRKLAKEKERFFDQNGGQILYHQIMSKQVDTLKIFTQDDLKKATNDFDKSREVGKGGHGTVYKGILKDNKEVAVKRSKIMNVAETDEFVQEIIILSQTNHRNVVRLLGCCLEVEVPMLVYEFIPNGTLFHFIHRNYGSRPPSLDTHLRVAQESAEALAYLHLSTNRPIVHGDVKSMNILLDENYMAKVTDFGASRMLPKDEVQFMTLVQGTMGYLDPEYLQERKLTEKSDVYSFGVVLLELITGKTAIYHDGSMEAKNLASSFLLAMKDGSLDGILDASIVSTGMEMLLVEVAEMASMCLSTRGKERPSMTQVADKLKALRSTWREKLVLEHGKSECLIIGSSPTPLMLRVPPQSSMFSTGAQISEVGIETPR; encoded by the exons ATGCTTGGAATGATCCTAGGAGTGACCAAGGGCAAGAACCAGCTTGAGTTGCCCATTGTCAACTCATGCTTTTCATTCTGCACTGACGCAAGTAACGTCGATGATAGCACAGAGTGTGCTGGCATGGGTTGCTGCCAGACCCCCTTTCCAGGAAACATCAGCTCCTTCAACACCTCATGTACACCAATACCACCTATATACAATGCTAGCATCCAGTCTTTTAGCCCATGCAGCTACTCATTCATCGCTGAGGTGAACTCGTTCAAGTTTGATCGTTCATATGTCAGCTCTACAAATTTCAGAAGTAAATATACTGAGGGGTTTCCTTTGGTACTTGATTGGGTTGTTGGCAATGGAAGTTGTTCGGAAGCCACCAAGATGGGGTCACAGTATGCCTGTCAAGCCATGAACAGCCAATGCATTAATGTGTCCAATGGCCCTGGTTACCGCTGCAACTGCTCTCAAGGTTATGTGGGCAGTCCTTACCTACAAGGAGGGTGCCGAG ACATCAATGAGTGTGAACCTCCAAACCAGTCTTTGTATCCTTGCAAAGGTAATTGTAGAAACACCGATGGGAGCTACACCTGTTCATGCCCATCAGGATTCAGGAGTGATGATCCACAGAGCATACCCTGCGTAAGAGCTGACCCAAATAAAGCTCTGAAGGTGGCCTTAG GCACATCCGCTGGTGTCGTCTTCCTCATGGTTTGCATGTTTGCTCTACGGGCTGAATATCAGAAAAGGAAGCTGGCAAAAGAGAAGGAAAGATTCTTCGATCAGAATGGTGGTCAGATACTGTACCATCAAATTATGTCAAAACAAGTCGATACATTGAAGATATTCACGCAGGATGAtctgaagaaggctacaaacgatttTGACAAGAGCAGAGAAGTGGGCAAGGGGGGTCACGGCACTGTCTACAAGGGCATTCTTAAGGATAACAAGGAAGTAGCCGTGAAACGCTCAAAGATCATGAACGTGGCCGAAACTGATGAGTTTGTGCAGGAGATTATTATACTTTCACAAACCAACCACCGAAATGTGGTCAGGCTTTTAGGGTGCTGCTTAGAGGTGGAAGTTCCGATGCTGGTCTATGAATTCATCCCGAATGGCACTCTCTTTCATTTTATCCATCGTAACTACGGAAGTCGACCTCCCTCACTGGACACCCATCTTAGGGTCGCTCAAGAATCTGCTGAAGCACTGGCGTATCTGCATCTGTCCACGAACCGCCCTATAGTACACGGAGATGTTAAGTCTATGAACATTCTCTTGGACGAGAACTACATGGCGAAAGTGACCGACTTTGGGGCGTCAAGGATGCTCCCCAAGGACGAGGTTCAGTTCATGACATTGGTGCAGGGCACCATGGGTTACCTGGACCCTGAGTACCTGCAGGAGCGGAAGCTAACAGAGAAGAGCGACGTTTACAGCTTTGGCGTTGTGCTGCTGGAACTGATCACGGGGAAAACAGCCATCTACCACGACGGCTCCATGGAAGCCAAGAACCTCGCGTCGTCCTTCCTGCTCGCAATGAAGGATGGGAGCCTTGATGGCATCCTGGATGCGAGCATAGTAAGCACAGGGATGGAGATGCTGCTGGTAGAAGTTGCCGAGATGGCAAGTATGTGCTTGAGCACCAGGGGGAAAGAGAGACCTTCCATGACCCAGGTGGCTGACAAGCTAAAGGCTCTGCGAAGCACCTGGAGGGAGAAGCTGGTGCTCGAGCATGGCAAATCAGAGTGTCTGATCATTGGCTCCTCGCCCACACCTTTAATGCTTCGTGTTCCTCCGCAGTCGAGCATGTTCTCGACTGGGGCCCAGATATCTGAAGTAGGTATAGAGACACCTAGATGA
- the LOC123152680 gene encoding wall-associated receptor kinase 3 isoform X1 — MFPSFPPGQKLLLLVAVTLILQHSTTVYGSGSSESINTARPGCPDKCGNVSIPYPFGTGKGCFQEPFNVTCHENRAYLASTGVRVLDINLNFGEVRVQNPKIASQCNYTNGTNSTSFVGLSLDPFHKVSNTKNQLISIGCSMLGMILGVTKGKNQLELPIVNSCFSFCTDASNVDDSTECAGMGCCQTPFPGNISSFNTSCTPIPPIYNASIQSFSPCSYSFIAEVNSFKFDRSYVSSTNFRSKYTEGFPLVLDWVVGNGSCSEATKMGSQYACQAMNSQCINVSNGPGYRCNCSQGYVGSPYLQGGCRDINECEPPNQSLYPCKGNCRNTDGSYTCSCPSGFRSDDPQSIPCVRADPNKALKVALGTSAGVVFLMVCMFALRAEYQKRKLAKEKERFFDQNGGQILYHQIMSKQVDTLKIFTQDDLKKATNDFDKSREVGKGGHGTVYKGILKDNKEVAVKRSKIMNVAETDEFVQEIIILSQTNHRNVVRLLGCCLEVEVPMLVYEFIPNGTLFHFIHRNYGSRPPSLDTHLRVAQESAEALAYLHLSTNRPIVHGDVKSMNILLDENYMAKVTDFGASRMLPKDEVQFMTLVQGTMGYLDPEYLQERKLTEKSDVYSFGVVLLELITGKTAIYHDGSMEAKNLASSFLLAMKDGSLDGILDASIVSTGMEMLLVEVAEMASMCLSTRGKERPSMTQVADKLKALRSTWREKLVLEHGKSECLIIGSSPTPLMLRVPPQSSMFSTGAQISEVGIETPR, encoded by the exons ATGTTTCCGTCTTTTCCTCCAGGTCAGAAGCTCTTACTACTTGTTGCTGTCACGCTAATCCTGCAGCATAGTACCACCGTTTATGGGTCTGGGTCTTCTGAGAGCATCAACACGGCACGGCCTGGCTGCCCAGACAAGTGTGGTAACGTCAGCATCCCATACCCGTTCGGCACTGGAAAGGGGTGCTTCCAAGAACCCTTTAATGTTACATGCCATGAGAACAGGGCATATCTGGCCTCAACCGGAGTTAGGGTACTAGACATCAATCTTAACTTTGGTGAGGTTCGTGTTCAGAACCCAAAGATAGCATCACAATGCAATTACACCAACGGCACTAATAGCACCAGTTTTGTTGGCTTAAGTCTTGATCCTTTTCATAAGGTTTCCAACACCAAGAACCAGTTGATATCGATCGGGTGTAGTATGCTTGGAATGATCCTAGGAGTGACCAAGGGCAAGAACCAGCTTGAGTTGCCCATTGTCAACTCATGCTTTTCATTCTGCACTGACGCAAGTAACGTCGATGATAGCACAGAGTGTGCTGGCATGGGTTGCTGCCAGACCCCCTTTCCAGGAAACATCAGCTCCTTCAACACCTCATGTACACCAATACCACCTATATACAATGCTAGCATCCAGTCTTTTAGCCCATGCAGCTACTCATTCATCGCTGAGGTGAACTCGTTCAAGTTTGATCGTTCATATGTCAGCTCTACAAATTTCAGAAGTAAATATACTGAGGGGTTTCCTTTGGTACTTGATTGGGTTGTTGGCAATGGAAGTTGTTCGGAAGCCACCAAGATGGGGTCACAGTATGCCTGTCAAGCCATGAACAGCCAATGCATTAATGTGTCCAATGGCCCTGGTTACCGCTGCAACTGCTCTCAAGGTTATGTGGGCAGTCCTTACCTACAAGGAGGGTGCCGAG ACATCAATGAGTGTGAACCTCCAAACCAGTCTTTGTATCCTTGCAAAGGTAATTGTAGAAACACCGATGGGAGCTACACCTGTTCATGCCCATCAGGATTCAGGAGTGATGATCCACAGAGCATACCCTGCGTAAGAGCTGACCCAAATAAAGCTCTGAAGGTGGCCTTAG GCACATCCGCTGGTGTCGTCTTCCTCATGGTTTGCATGTTTGCTCTACGGGCTGAATATCAGAAAAGGAAGCTGGCAAAAGAGAAGGAAAGATTCTTCGATCAGAATGGTGGTCAGATACTGTACCATCAAATTATGTCAAAACAAGTCGATACATTGAAGATATTCACGCAGGATGAtctgaagaaggctacaaacgatttTGACAAGAGCAGAGAAGTGGGCAAGGGGGGTCACGGCACTGTCTACAAGGGCATTCTTAAGGATAACAAGGAAGTAGCCGTGAAACGCTCAAAGATCATGAACGTGGCCGAAACTGATGAGTTTGTGCAGGAGATTATTATACTTTCACAAACCAACCACCGAAATGTGGTCAGGCTTTTAGGGTGCTGCTTAGAGGTGGAAGTTCCGATGCTGGTCTATGAATTCATCCCGAATGGCACTCTCTTTCATTTTATCCATCGTAACTACGGAAGTCGACCTCCCTCACTGGACACCCATCTTAGGGTCGCTCAAGAATCTGCTGAAGCACTGGCGTATCTGCATCTGTCCACGAACCGCCCTATAGTACACGGAGATGTTAAGTCTATGAACATTCTCTTGGACGAGAACTACATGGCGAAAGTGACCGACTTTGGGGCGTCAAGGATGCTCCCCAAGGACGAGGTTCAGTTCATGACATTGGTGCAGGGCACCATGGGTTACCTGGACCCTGAGTACCTGCAGGAGCGGAAGCTAACAGAGAAGAGCGACGTTTACAGCTTTGGCGTTGTGCTGCTGGAACTGATCACGGGGAAAACAGCCATCTACCACGACGGCTCCATGGAAGCCAAGAACCTCGCGTCGTCCTTCCTGCTCGCAATGAAGGATGGGAGCCTTGATGGCATCCTGGATGCGAGCATAGTAAGCACAGGGATGGAGATGCTGCTGGTAGAAGTTGCCGAGATGGCAAGTATGTGCTTGAGCACCAGGGGGAAAGAGAGACCTTCCATGACCCAGGTGGCTGACAAGCTAAAGGCTCTGCGAAGCACCTGGAGGGAGAAGCTGGTGCTCGAGCATGGCAAATCAGAGTGTCTGATCATTGGCTCCTCGCCCACACCTTTAATGCTTCGTGTTCCTCCGCAGTCGAGCATGTTCTCGACTGGGGCCCAGATATCTGAAGTAGGTATAGAGACACCTAGATGA